A segment of the Microbacterium luteolum genome:
ACGTCGGCGTCCGCGCCGTAGGCGAGCGTGAACACCAGCACGGGCGAGTGATGGTGCAGGCCGCCCAGATTCGCGAGCAGCGTCGGCTGGTCGACCGTCGGAACGGCGGTCTCGTTCGCGCCGTCGCTGAGCAGCACGATCGCGGTGATGCGGTCCGGGTCGTAGGTGGCCGCCTGCTGCTGCGTGTACTGATCGACCGCCGCGTACAGCGGCGTGAAGGTCTGCGGGGTCAGCGCGCCGATGGCGGCGACGAGGCTGTCCCGGTTGTCCGGGTAGTCGGCCACGGGGGCGATGAGCCCGGGTTGGATGGTCGCATCGCCGGCGGATGAGAATGCGGCGATGCCGACGTCGTCGCCCTCGGAGAAGTGGTCGAGGGCGGCGATGATCGCAGACTTGGCCGCATCGAGCTTCGTCTGCCCGCTCGGGATCACGTCGGACATGGACCCGGAGACGTCGAGCAGGAAGAGAACGGATGCCCGCTTTCGAACCTCCGGGAAAGACGTGTTCAGCGCCGCCATGGTCTCTCCCGAGGGGAAGAGCACGGCCTTCTCCGGCGATCCCTGCAGCTGTCCGACGTCCTGTACCTGCTGATCCAGGTCGTCATGGAGATCGCGGTAACCCGCCTCCCGAACGATCCGCTGGCCCTCGACCGTGCCCGTGAAACGGACGAAATCGGCAGCAGCGGCGGCCTCCGCCTCATCGACCCAATCTCCCTCGAGAACCGTGGCGGGGTTGTCGGCGACGTAGAACCCGTCCGAGGGGTAGATCGGGACGAGGAGCTCTTTCGGCGGCGTCCCCTGAGACCTCGTGACGCCGTCACGGCTCGTGATGCCGCGGTTGTAGTCCCAGACCGACTTCTCATCGACGATCACGGCCGAGAGGAAGTCCGCGGCGGAGCCCGACTCCTCCGCCTGGCGCGCATGCCAGAGGAAGTGCTCGGGTGTCGCCATGTAGTGGCTGGTCGCGAGTTCGTGCTCCTTCACCTGCTCGGTGATCTTCTCGTCCCTGAAGTCGGCGACTTCGGTGGTGCCCACTCCGTCTCCGGAGACGCCGAATGATGCGAGCATCGCCGCCTCGCCGGAGCTGGCGACCAACGGGCTGGTCTTCCCCAGTTTGAACGCGCCCCACTCCGGATGATCGAGATCCGCCCAGAGATCTTCGTCGCCGGCGGCTTCGAACACCTCGCTCCAACTGGGCGCCTTCGCATCCCACCCGATCGCTTCCGCGAGCGGAACGGGCATCGCCAGGATGATGTTCGACGATCCGACTGTCGTGGACTCGGACCCGAGGGCATCCGCCCCCTCCGACCGGGCGACGGACAGCCAGGACGACGCATCCGGGAGCCACACGAGGGGCCGCGCCTCGGGCGGCACGTCGGCGAACCCCGTCGCCGCGCGGGTCGCAGCGACGCCCGACTTGTCCTTCGATGCCGTCACCTCGACGCACGAACCACCGACGTCTCGCGGCTGCGCGTTGTATCCGGCAGCCAGGTTCGCCACCATCTCGGAGTTCTCGAACGATGCGAGCACGGGGACGGAGATGCAGGGGGCGGCACCGGCGACAGTGGCGGGTTCGTCCGCAGGGAACGGCACCTCGACCACGGGCGTCTCGGTCGGTGCCGACGTGGCTTCCGGGTTGCCGGCCTTCGACGCGATGGCGAATCCGAGGGAGCCGAGGGCGATCGACAGGACGGCTATGGCACCGCTCAGAGCCCAGACTGCGGGGTGGCGACCCGACCGCATCGTCTTCTCGCCAGGCATGTTCGACACGCGCGTCCCCCAGTTCCGTGCAGATCTCCCCAGATCTTTCGTGCTCACGAACCATAGCGAGGCCCCGTCCCAGAAGCAATATTCTGCTGCGTACTTCGAAGGGGATCCGACCTGCGCACTTCGGAAAGCGTCGCCGAGCTGTGCCGTTGATTCGGAATACCTCGACGTCAGAGGTTTTCTGCACGGAGTGCAGACACGAGCGCCTGTCTGGGATACCATTGGGTGACTCTCCGCACTAGCGGCACATGCCATCCCCAGTGGCGTCGAACTACAGCGTCCCCAGCGCTTCGACATCGCCGTTCGAGAGTCCGAGGGCCCTCTCGAGTACCCCAGTCCCCAATGTGGGACTCGAGAGGGCCCCAATCTTTTCCCCGGCCGGTCTCGACCTCGTCGGATGCCGCGCCCGGCGCCGCCGCCACGAATAGGCTGGGTGCATGGCAGCGAAGAAGGCGAAGGCCTCGAAGAAAAAGCCCGCACCGGAGGACTTCCGCTCCGATGCGCTGGCCCAGGCCCTCGAGAAGCAGGACGTCGCCGCGGTCGCCCTGGCCCTCCGCCACGGAACGACCGTCGTCCCACTGGTAGCGCCGGGCGCGAGGGACAACCCGCTCGACACCGGCGAGGTGTGGACCTACCGCGATGCGAAGACCGGGGACCTGGCTCTGCTGCTGTTCAGCGATGCCAAGAACAAGCCGGCCAACCTGCCGCCGGGAGTGGGCATCTACACCGCCGACTGGCTGCGCAAGTTCCTCGCCGCGCACCCGATCACCACGGTGTTCCTGGACATCGCCGGCCCCCACCCCATGCAGGCCGACCCGGTCGAGCTCCTCAAGGCGCTCGACGCTTAGGCCCAAGACCCCGGGGGCGGTCAGAACGGCGGGATATCGCGCTGATCCCGGGGCGAGCGGTCGCGCGCCTTGATGTCTTTCAGCGCCCCGACGAGCGTCTTCGAGCGGTCGTCGACGACCTGCTCGTAGCCGAGTCGTGACGCCTCGGATCGGCGCTGGGCGGCCTGCGTGACCGGACGGATCTCGCCGGCCAGGCTGAGTTCGCCCACGGCCGCGACCGTTCGCGGCACCGACGTGCGCTGCACGGATCCGGCGACGGCGATCGCGATCGCGAGGTCGGCGGCGGGCTCGGTGAAGCGCACTCCGCCGACGGTCGACACGTACACGTCGAGGTCGCTCGTCTTGATGTTGGCCCGTCGTTCGAGGATCGCGAGCACCATCGCCACGCGTGAGGAGTCGACGCCATGCACGATGCGCCGCGGGTTCGGCGCGTGCGACGGCACGGTGAGCGCCTGCACCTCGACGGGGAGCGCGCGCCGGCCCTCGAGCGAGATGGCGACGCAGGTGCCCTCTGCCGTCGACTGCGACAGGAACAGCCCGGACGGGTCGGGCACCTCGGAGATGCCGGCACCGGTCATCTCGAAGCAGCCCACCTCGTCGGTCGGGCCGAAGCGGTTCTTGAGCGCCCGGATGAAGCGGAGCGCGGTCTGCCGGTCGCCCTCGAAATGGCAGACGACGTCGACCAGGTGCTCGAGCACCCGGGGACCCGCGACCTGGCCGTCTTTCGTCACGTGGCCCACGATGATGATCGGGAGATCGCGATCCTTCGCCACCCGGATGAGCGTGGAGGCGACCTCGCGCACCTGGCTCGGCTGGCCCGCTGCGCCGTCGGTCAGCGAGGAGGAGACAGTCTGCACCGAGTCGACGATGACGAGCTGAGGCTTCACCTCGTCGATATGGCCGAGGATCGTCGCCAGGTCGGTCTCGCTCGCGAGGTAGAGCTCGTCATGCAGAGCGCGCGTGCGCTCGGCGCGCAGGCGCACCTGGCCCGGAGACTCCTCGGCGCTGGCGTAGAGCACGCGGCGTCCGGAGCGCGCGGCCTGTGCCGCCACCTCGAGCAGCAGCGTGGACTTGCCGACGCCCGGCTCTCCGCTGAGCAGGATCGCGGCGCCCGGGACGATGCCGCCGCCGAGCACGCGGTCGAACTCGCCGACGCCGCTCGTGCGACGCGGCGCATCCTGCGTGGTGATCTGCGTGATCGGCCGCGCCGTGCGCTCGGCCGTCGGAGCGAGGGCGGTGACCCGGCGCAGGATGCCGGTCGGCGCGGCCTGCTCCTGCACGGTTCCCCACTGCTGGCACTCGCCGCAGCGACCGACCCACTTCGCCGTCGTCCACCCGCATTCCGTGCAGACGTACGCCGGGGGAGCGGGTTTTCGGGTGGCCATGCAGCCAGGCTATCGCCGGCATCCGACATCCCTATCGCTCCGGACATTATTCACGGCCGAACCGCTCGATCCGCACGCTCGCCTCTGGGACCATGGAGGCATGCGCAACGGCGGGCCCGTCTGCGGGCCGATCTCGACCTACTCGCGGGTGCAGCTCCTGCACCTGCTCTTCGAGGCCGGGCGCGGGCAGAATCGGGCCGAGCTCACGATCGGCGAGCTGTGCGAGGCCACCGGCCTCCACGCCAACACGGTGCGCGAGCACCTGCAGCGGCTCATCGAGGGCGGGTACGTGATCCCGACGATCGAGCACCGCACCGTGCGCGGTCGTCCCCGGACCCTCTACCGGGCAGCGACCGGAGCGCCGGGAGCGTCCAGCCCGGTCGCCCGCGACAAGGCGAAGGCCGCCGCGCGCCGCGGCGACCTGATGCGACGGATGCTGCCAGCCGCGGCATCCGATCTGAGCCGGGAGGCCACCTACCAGCTCGACGCGCTCGTGGAGCACCTGGAGGAGAGCGGCTTCGAGCCCGTGGTCGACGACGTGCGGCTCACCGTCGACCTCAGCCCGTGCCCGCACGCGGCCGGCCGCCCCGAGGCGCGCCCCATGCTGTGCCAGGTGCACCTGGGCTTGATGCAGGGCGTGCTCAACGAAGCAGGCGGACCGCTCGTGGCCGACTGCGTGCGCGCGGCCGAGGGTCCCACCGACTGCACGGTGCAACTGATCGACAGAGTGCAGCTGATCGACAGAGTGCAGCTCACCGATCGAGCGCAGCTGATCGACACGACAGGAGTCGCGCATGGAATGGCTTGATCCGCTCGTCCTCTCCCGATGGCAGTTCGGGCTGACGACCGTCTACCACTACCTGTTCGTGCCCCTGACGATCGGCATGGCGCTGGTCGCCGCGATCTTCCAGACCGCATGGGTGCGCACCGCCAAGGTGCAGTACCTGCACCTGACGCGCTTCTTCGGCAAGATCTTCCTCATCAACTTCGCGATGGGCGTCGTCACCGGCATCGTGCAGGAGTTCCAGTTCGGCATGAACTGGTCGGACTACTCCCGCTTCGTCGGCGACGTGTTCGGCGCCCCGCTCGCCTTCGAGGGACTGCTCGCCTTCTTCTTCGAGGCCACCTTCATCGGGCTCTGGATCTTCGGCTGGGACAAGCTCCCGCAGAAGCTGCACCTCGCCACGATCTGGTGCGTGTCGATCGGCAGCATCCTCTCGGCGTACTTCATCATCGCCGCCAACGCGTTCATGCAGAACCCGGTGGGCTACGTCTTCAACCCCGAGACGAATCGCGCCGAGCTGACCGACTTCTGGGCGCTTCTCACGAACCCCGTCGCGCTCGCCGCATTCCCGCACACGATCTTCGGCGCGCTCATGTTCGCCGCGGGTGTCGTGATCTCGGTCTCGGCCTGGCACCTCGCGCGCGGCCAGCACTTCGACACCATGCGCATCTCGCTGAAGTTCGGGCTGTGGGCGATGATCTTCTCGACCGCGGGCGTCGTGCTCACGGGCGACCAGCTGGGTCTCGCGATGTACGCCGCGCAGCCGATGAAGATGGCGGCGGCCGAGGCGACCTTCAACACGGTCTGCGGACCCGACGCCTCCTTCAGCCTCTTCACGCTCGGCACGCCGGACGGCAGCTCGGAGCTGTTCTCCATCCGCGTGCCGTACCTCCTGTCCCTCCTGTCGACGCACACGCTCGACGCGTGCGTGCACGGCATCAACGACCTGAACGCCGAGTACAGCCAGACGTATGCCGACACGGGCATGACGGACTTCGCCCCCATCCTGTGGGTCACGTACTGGGCGTTCCGCTGGATGATCGGCCTGGGCATGGCCGCCGGCCTCGTCGCCGTGATCGGCCTGTGGCTCACCCGCAAGAGCGCGAAGAAGCCCCCGACGCAGTGGATGTGGAAGCTCGCGATCTGGTCGTTCCCGCTCGCTCTCGCCGCCAACATCATGGGCTGGGTCTTCACCGAGATGGGCAGGCAGCCCTGGATCGTGTTCGGGTTGATGACCACGCAGGACGGCGTCTCGCCCGGTGTCTCCGGGGTCGAGGTGCTGATCTCCCTCATCGCCTTCACCGCGATCTACGCGGCGTTGGCCGTGGTCGAGATCCGTCTCATCATCCGGGCTGCGCAGAAGGGGCCCGACACCGAAGAGCAACCCCACGACGAGACGGCCCAGCTGCCGTCGGTCGTCTACTGAGAGGAAGGAGCATCATGGATCTCGCAACGCTCTGGTTCTTCATCGTCGCCTTCCTCTTCGTCGGCTACTTCGTGCTCGACGGGTTCGACTTCGGGGTGGGGATGTCGCTTCCGTTCCTCGGCCGGAACGACGTGTCGCGCCGCCAGGTCATCAACACGATCGGACCGATCTGGGACCTCAACGAGACCTGGGTCATCGTCGCCGGTGCCTGCCTGTTCGCGTCGTTCCCGGAGTGGTACGCCACACTGTTCAGTGGCTTCTACCTTCCGCTGCTGCTCATCCTGCTCGCCTTGATCCTGCGCGGTGTCTCGTTCGAGTACCGGCACCAGCGCGAGAGTGCGGCGTGGAAGCGCGGCTTCGACCGGATGATCGTGATCGGCTCGGCCGTGCCCGCGTTCCTCTGGGGCGTCGCCTTCGGCAATATCGTGCAGGGCGTCGCGATCGATGCGGACCACATCTACGTGGGCGGATTCTTCGCCCTCCTCAACCCCTACTCGCTGCTGGTCGGCCTCACGACGCTGCTGGTGTTCTTCCTGCACGGTGTGCTGTTCGTGGCGCTGAAGACCGACGGGCAGGTTCATGAGGATGCGCGGCGCCTCGCCAAGATCGCGGCCGTGCCGACGATCCTCGTGGCAGCCGGCACCGTGCTCTGGACCATCGGGATCGCCGCGGGCCGGGAGGCTCCGCTGCTCTGGCTGGTCGTCGCTGCGGGGGTGCTCGCCGCCGTCAGCCTGATCGCCGCGGTGCTCTTCTCGCTCCGCGGACGCGACGGCCGGGCCTTCACCGCGGGAGCCGCGACCGTGCTGTTCGCCGTGGTCATGCTGTTCTTCGCACTGTTCCCGTTCGTGATGCCCTCGACGATCGACCCCGCGTACAGCCTGACCATCGCGAATGCCTCGAGCACGCCGTATACGCTGCAGATCATGAGCTGGACCGCGCTGATCGCCCTGCCGCTGGTCATCGCGTACCAGACCTGGACCTACTGGATCTTCCGCAAGCGCGTCACGCGCTCGTCGATCGAGGCGGCGCCGGCACACGCATGAAACCCGTCGATCCGCGACTGCTGCGGTACGCGGGTGCCGCGAGGGGGTTCCTCGCGGCATCCGCGCTGATCGGCGTGGTCCAGACCGCCGTGACGGTCGCGTTCGCCTGGCTGCTGACGGATGCCGTGACCGGCGCGCTCGCGGGACGGGATGTCTCGTCCTCTCTGCTCTGGCTGCTGGCGGCCGCGCTGCTGCGCGGCATCCTGATCGCGGCGTCGGATGCCGCGGGGACGCGCGCCGCCGCGAAGACCGGGATGCAGCTGCGGTCGGCGCTCATCGCGGCCGTCGGTCGCCTGGGGCCGGGGTGGCTGGCGCAGCGGAACCAGACCGCCCTCGCGGTGACCGCCGGGCACGGGCTCGAGGCGCTCGACGCGTACTTCGCGCGGTACATCCCGCAGCTCGTGCTCACGGTGATCGCGACGCCCGTGATCGTCGCCGTGATGTGGTGGCAGGACTGGCCGAGCGGACTGACCGCGATCATCACGCTGCCGCTGATCCCGCTGTTCCTGATCCTCATCGGCATCGCGACGCGCACCGTGCAGCAACGGCAGTGGCAGACACTGCAGCGGTTGGCCGCCCGCTTCGCCGACACGGTGCAGGGACTCTCGACGCTGCGGCTGTTCGGCCGCGACCGGCGCGCCGCGGACCGCATCGAGGAGACCGCCGACGAGTACCGCCGCGAGACCATGAAGGTGCTGCGGTTCTCGTTCCTGTCGGGCTTCGCGATGGAGCTGCTCGCCTCGCTCGCGGTGGCGCTGATCGCGGTGGCCGTCGGGTTCCGGCTGCTGTCCGGCGACCTCTCGCTGGAGGTCGGGCTGTTCGTGCTGCTGCTCGCCCCCGAGGCGTTCCTGCCGATCCGGCAGGTCGGTGTGCAGTTCCACGCCGCGGCCGAGGGGGTCGCGGCGACCGAGGACGTGTTCGACGTGCTGGATCAGGCGGGGGCCGCAACGGAGTCCGCCCGATCGTTGGGCGAGGGAGCTTGCGACCGAGACGAAACGCCTGGAACGACGCGCAACCGCGACGGAGAGCGTTTCGTCTCGCTGCGCTCGCTCAACGACCGGTCGCTCAACGACCGGTCGCTCGTCGTCGCCGACCTCCGGGTGCGTGACCTTCCGCCCGTCTCGTTCACAGCCGAACCCGGCACGATCACGCTGCTCGAGGGGCCGAGCGGTGCGGGGAAGTCGAGCCTGCTGGCTGCCCTGCGAGGTGCGGCGGAGTTCGACGGCACCGCCGACTTCGCCGGCCACGATGTGCGCGACCTCCCGCCGAGCGTATGGCTGGCCTGGGCCGGGCAGAGGCCAGGGCTGCTGCGCGGCACAGTCGGTGCGAACGTCGCTCTGGGCGATCCGGCGCCCGATGCCGACGGTATCCGCTCTGCTCTGAACACCGCATGCGCGGACGCGATCGATGCCGAGCGGATGCTCGGCGTGCAGGGCAGCGGCCTCTCGGGCGGGCAGGCGCAGCGCGTCGCGGTCGCCCGCGCGCTGTACCGGCATGCTGCCGCTCCCGGGCGGGTGCTGGCGCTCGACGAACCTTCGAGCGCGCTCGATCCTGAGACCGAGGAGCGGCTCTGGCGGTCCCTGCGGGAGCGCGCGGATGCCGGGGCGACGATCCTGCTCGTCTCGCATCGCCGGTCGGCCCGGGACATCGCCGATCAGGTCATCGCGCTGGGGGTGAGCGCATGACCCTTCGACAAGCTCAGGGACCCACGGGGGAGCCGCAGGGACCCACGGCAAAGGACCTGGGATCCCGCGCAGCGCGGGTCCGCGGCATCCTGCGTCTCGCGCAGCCGCCGATCGCGCGGTTCCTTCCCGGACTGATCTGGGGCGTGCTCTCGGCCACTGCCGCGGTCAGCCTGCTCGCCGTCAGCGGTTGGCTCATCGTGAGCGCGTCGATCGTCGATTCGCTCGTGCCGCTGTCGATCGCGGTCGTCGGGGTGCGGTTCTTCGCGGTGTCGCGCGCGGTGACCCGGTACCTCGAGCGGCTGAGTGGGCACGACGCGGCCTTGCGGCAGCTCGCGACGACCCGCGCCGACATGGTGCGCCGCCTCATCCCGCTGTCTCCGGCGGGACTCGGCTCGACCGATCGCGGCCGGGTGCTCGCCGCGCTCGTCGACGACGTCGAGAATCTGCAGAACCTGCCGCTGCGTGTGGTGCAGCCGCTCGCGGTCGCGGGGGTCGTCGCGCTCGGCGCCGTGGGGTTCATCGCGTTCGTCTCTCCGCCGGCCGCGCTGACGCTGGCCGTGTGCCTGCTCGTCGCCGCCGCGGCATCCATCGGTCTGGGGTGGGTGTTCGGATCGCGTGCCGAGGCACTCGTCTCCGCCCGGCGCGCTGATCTCTCCGCCGCCCTCGTCGACTACTTCGGCAGCCTCGACGTGCTCCTGGCGTACGGCGCCGAGGAGCAGGCTCGAGAGCGCGTGCGCGAGGCGGATGCCGTGCTCCGGCGCCTGGTCGCGCGCGCCTCGCTCGCCCAGGCGATAGCCGCCGGGGTGGTGTCGGCGGTCGCCGGTGCCGCGTCGGTGTGGGCGCTCGCCGCGGCGGCTCCGGGCCTCGCGACCCGAGCGATCGATGGGCCGTGGCTGGCGGTGGCCGTGCTCGTGCCGATGGTGGTGTTCGAGATCTTCGGGGCGGTGCCGATCGCCGCGGCATCCTGGCGGAGCGTGCGGTCGAGCGCCGAGCGCATCGTCGACGTGCTGCCCGATCGGATGCCGGCGGAGTTGCGGACGGATGACGGCGAGGATGCCGAGATCGCGGGCACCCCCGCCTTGCGGCTGCGCGGCGTGCGGGCGAACTGGCCGGGCGGGACGGCCGCGCTCGCCGGCATCGACCTCGATCTGCGTCCGGGCGAGCGGGTGCTCGTCGCGGGGCCGAGCGGTGCGGGCAAGAGCTCCCTCGCTGCGGTGCTGGTGGGCTTCCTCCGGGCCGAGGGTGACTACCGGATCGGCGAGCGGGAGGCCGCTGCGCTGTCGGGTCCGGCGCTGCGACGGACGATCGGGCTGTGCGAGCAGAG
Coding sequences within it:
- a CDS encoding vWA domain-containing protein — its product is MPGEKTMRSGRHPAVWALSGAIAVLSIALGSLGFAIASKAGNPEATSAPTETPVVEVPFPADEPATVAGAAPCISVPVLASFENSEMVANLAAGYNAQPRDVGGSCVEVTASKDKSGVAATRAATGFADVPPEARPLVWLPDASSWLSVARSEGADALGSESTTVGSSNIILAMPVPLAEAIGWDAKAPSWSEVFEAAGDEDLWADLDHPEWGAFKLGKTSPLVASSGEAAMLASFGVSGDGVGTTEVADFRDEKITEQVKEHELATSHYMATPEHFLWHARQAEESGSAADFLSAVIVDEKSVWDYNRGITSRDGVTRSQGTPPKELLVPIYPSDGFYVADNPATVLEGDWVDEAEAAAAADFVRFTGTVEGQRIVREAGYRDLHDDLDQQVQDVGQLQGSPEKAVLFPSGETMAALNTSFPEVRKRASVLFLLDVSGSMSDVIPSGQTKLDAAKSAIIAALDHFSEGDDVGIAAFSSAGDATIQPGLIAPVADYPDNRDSLVAAIGALTPQTFTPLYAAVDQYTQQQAATYDPDRITAIVLLSDGANETAVPTVDQPTLLANLGGLHHHSPVLVFTLAYGADADVTTLQSISSATGAHFYDATDPTKVSAVLGDLVTSF
- a CDS encoding dehydrogenase, coding for MAAKKAKASKKKPAPEDFRSDALAQALEKQDVAAVALALRHGTTVVPLVAPGARDNPLDTGEVWTYRDAKTGDLALLLFSDAKNKPANLPPGVGIYTADWLRKFLAAHPITTVFLDIAGPHPMQADPVELLKALDA
- the radA gene encoding DNA repair protein RadA is translated as MATRKPAPPAYVCTECGWTTAKWVGRCGECQQWGTVQEQAAPTGILRRVTALAPTAERTARPITQITTQDAPRRTSGVGEFDRVLGGGIVPGAAILLSGEPGVGKSTLLLEVAAQAARSGRRVLYASAEESPGQVRLRAERTRALHDELYLASETDLATILGHIDEVKPQLVIVDSVQTVSSSLTDGAAGQPSQVREVASTLIRVAKDRDLPIIIVGHVTKDGQVAGPRVLEHLVDVVCHFEGDRQTALRFIRALKNRFGPTDEVGCFEMTGAGISEVPDPSGLFLSQSTAEGTCVAISLEGRRALPVEVQALTVPSHAPNPRRIVHGVDSSRVAMVLAILERRANIKTSDLDVYVSTVGGVRFTEPAADLAIAIAVAGSVQRTSVPRTVAAVGELSLAGEIRPVTQAAQRRSEASRLGYEQVVDDRSKTLVGALKDIKARDRSPRDQRDIPPF
- a CDS encoding helix-turn-helix transcriptional regulator; translation: MRNGGPVCGPISTYSRVQLLHLLFEAGRGQNRAELTIGELCEATGLHANTVREHLQRLIEGGYVIPTIEHRTVRGRPRTLYRAATGAPGASSPVARDKAKAAARRGDLMRRMLPAAASDLSREATYQLDALVEHLEESGFEPVVDDVRLTVDLSPCPHAAGRPEARPMLCQVHLGLMQGVLNEAGGPLVADCVRAAEGPTDCTVQLIDRVQLIDRVQLTDRAQLIDTTGVAHGMA
- a CDS encoding cytochrome ubiquinol oxidase subunit I, whose amino-acid sequence is MEWLDPLVLSRWQFGLTTVYHYLFVPLTIGMALVAAIFQTAWVRTAKVQYLHLTRFFGKIFLINFAMGVVTGIVQEFQFGMNWSDYSRFVGDVFGAPLAFEGLLAFFFEATFIGLWIFGWDKLPQKLHLATIWCVSIGSILSAYFIIAANAFMQNPVGYVFNPETNRAELTDFWALLTNPVALAAFPHTIFGALMFAAGVVISVSAWHLARGQHFDTMRISLKFGLWAMIFSTAGVVLTGDQLGLAMYAAQPMKMAAAEATFNTVCGPDASFSLFTLGTPDGSSELFSIRVPYLLSLLSTHTLDACVHGINDLNAEYSQTYADTGMTDFAPILWVTYWAFRWMIGLGMAAGLVAVIGLWLTRKSAKKPPTQWMWKLAIWSFPLALAANIMGWVFTEMGRQPWIVFGLMTTQDGVSPGVSGVEVLISLIAFTAIYAALAVVEIRLIIRAAQKGPDTEEQPHDETAQLPSVVY
- the cydB gene encoding cytochrome d ubiquinol oxidase subunit II — protein: MDLATLWFFIVAFLFVGYFVLDGFDFGVGMSLPFLGRNDVSRRQVINTIGPIWDLNETWVIVAGACLFASFPEWYATLFSGFYLPLLLILLALILRGVSFEYRHQRESAAWKRGFDRMIVIGSAVPAFLWGVAFGNIVQGVAIDADHIYVGGFFALLNPYSLLVGLTTLLVFFLHGVLFVALKTDGQVHEDARRLAKIAAVPTILVAAGTVLWTIGIAAGREAPLLWLVVAAGVLAAVSLIAAVLFSLRGRDGRAFTAGAATVLFAVVMLFFALFPFVMPSTIDPAYSLTIANASSTPYTLQIMSWTALIALPLVIAYQTWTYWIFRKRVTRSSIEAAPAHA
- the cydD gene encoding thiol reductant ABC exporter subunit CydD; amino-acid sequence: MKPVDPRLLRYAGAARGFLAASALIGVVQTAVTVAFAWLLTDAVTGALAGRDVSSSLLWLLAAALLRGILIAASDAAGTRAAAKTGMQLRSALIAAVGRLGPGWLAQRNQTALAVTAGHGLEALDAYFARYIPQLVLTVIATPVIVAVMWWQDWPSGLTAIITLPLIPLFLILIGIATRTVQQRQWQTLQRLAARFADTVQGLSTLRLFGRDRRAADRIEETADEYRRETMKVLRFSFLSGFAMELLASLAVALIAVAVGFRLLSGDLSLEVGLFVLLLAPEAFLPIRQVGVQFHAAAEGVAATEDVFDVLDQAGAATESARSLGEGACDRDETPGTTRNRDGERFVSLRSLNDRSLNDRSLVVADLRVRDLPPVSFTAEPGTITLLEGPSGAGKSSLLAALRGAAEFDGTADFAGHDVRDLPPSVWLAWAGQRPGLLRGTVGANVALGDPAPDADGIRSALNTACADAIDAERMLGVQGSGLSGGQAQRVAVARALYRHAAAPGRVLALDEPSSALDPETEERLWRSLRERADAGATILLVSHRRSARDIADQVIALGVSA
- the cydC gene encoding thiol reductant ABC exporter subunit CydC; translation: MTLRQAQGPTGEPQGPTAKDLGSRAARVRGILRLAQPPIARFLPGLIWGVLSATAAVSLLAVSGWLIVSASIVDSLVPLSIAVVGVRFFAVSRAVTRYLERLSGHDAALRQLATTRADMVRRLIPLSPAGLGSTDRGRVLAALVDDVENLQNLPLRVVQPLAVAGVVALGAVGFIAFVSPPAALTLAVCLLVAAAASIGLGWVFGSRAEALVSARRADLSAALVDYFGSLDVLLAYGAEEQARERVREADAVLRRLVARASLAQAIAAGVVSAVAGAASVWALAAAAPGLATRAIDGPWLAVAVLVPMVVFEIFGAVPIAAASWRSVRSSAERIVDVLPDRMPAELRTDDGEDAEIAGTPALRLRGVRANWPGGTAALAGIDLDLRPGERVLVAGPSGAGKSSLAAVLVGFLRAEGDYRIGEREAAALSGPALRRTIGLCEQSPQLFDEDIRQNLLFARDTATDEELREVLDRVGLGEWVRERGGLDARVGDRGALVSGGQAQRIALARALLRGFPVLVLDEPTAGVDPDASDALLRDLLAAAGDQSVLLISHVAPPAGTVDRVVRLENGRTV